Proteins encoded together in one Flavobacteriales bacterium window:
- a CDS encoding GNAT family N-acetyltransferase, whose amino-acid sequence MHFTLRPFHTDDLTALVKHANDPTVAAHLTDAFPHPYTEAHGRAFIEQALKSPPLRRCIDIGGECIGAIGLHPKSDLWRRNLELGYWLAKEHRGKGIMTDAIRQMVQLGFATFPEITRIYATPFGSNTASQKALEKAGFALEATLIGTLVKNDRVEDEWIYAVRRG is encoded by the coding sequence ATGCACTTCACCCTGCGCCCCTTTCACACGGATGATCTGACCGCCCTGGTGAAGCACGCCAACGACCCGACCGTGGCGGCCCACCTCACCGATGCCTTCCCCCATCCCTACACCGAAGCGCATGGCCGCGCGTTCATCGAACAGGCCCTGAAGAGCCCTCCTCTCCGGCGCTGCATCGACATCGGCGGTGAATGCATCGGTGCCATCGGTCTGCATCCGAAGTCCGATCTGTGGCGGCGCAACCTGGAGCTGGGCTACTGGCTGGCGAAGGAGCACCGCGGGAAGGGCATCATGACGGACGCGATCCGGCAGATGGTGCAGCTCGGTTTTGCGACGTTCCCGGAGATCACGCGCATCTACGCCACCCCCTTCGGCAGCAACACCGCCTCCCAGAAAGCCCTGGAGAAGGCCGGCTTCGCGCTGGAGGCCACCCTCATCGGCACGCTGGTGAAGAACGACCGCGTGGAGGACGAGTGGATCTACGCCGTGCGGCGCGGTTGA
- a CDS encoding right-handed parallel beta-helix repeat-containing protein: protein MRATPFLAFVLAPSVTTATLWTVGPGQMYNLPSQVSTLVSDGDTVEIEAGVYPGDVARWQAHDLLLRGVGGFAHLESNGMSWGDKAIWVIQGDRCTVEWIEFSECAVPDQNGAGIRQEGRDLTVRHCRFHHNENGILAGTVNPSTIRIEHSEFGHNGHGDGQSHNLYINNVDTLIFRYNYCHHAHVGHELKSRARVNLIEYNRFSNEADGDASREIDLPDGGRVFLIGNIVQQGPLGQNSNLVGYALEGFTNPGPHILYAINNTLMNEKPVGSFFAMPTSVLFKGYNNILAGGGTFMNIWPFAPDTLANRTGPIAAFHFTDPLTYDLHLDASSPVLGIGYPAGMGSGYPLVALEEYVHPVGSTLRCQHATLDAGAFEHCTTGILDRPGQGPLLFPQPADDQAELLLSATGGPFIVELFDGTGRLLLRTRVPGPRATLDLGTVSPGRHVLHVQGAEERYSLPLIVVR from the coding sequence ATGAGAGCCACCCCCTTCCTCGCGTTCGTGCTCGCCCCGTCCGTGACGACGGCCACACTATGGACCGTGGGGCCCGGGCAGATGTACAACCTACCGAGCCAGGTGAGCACGTTGGTCTCCGATGGCGATACGGTGGAGATCGAGGCCGGCGTGTACCCCGGTGATGTGGCGCGCTGGCAGGCCCACGACCTGCTGCTGCGCGGTGTGGGCGGCTTCGCCCATCTGGAGAGCAACGGAATGAGCTGGGGCGACAAGGCCATCTGGGTGATCCAGGGCGACCGCTGTACCGTCGAATGGATCGAGTTCAGCGAATGTGCCGTGCCCGACCAGAACGGCGCGGGCATCCGCCAGGAAGGGCGCGACCTCACCGTGCGCCATTGCCGGTTCCACCACAACGAGAACGGCATCCTCGCCGGCACGGTGAACCCCAGCACCATCCGGATCGAGCACAGCGAGTTCGGCCACAACGGCCACGGCGACGGGCAGAGCCACAACCTCTACATCAACAACGTGGACACCCTCATCTTCCGCTACAACTACTGCCACCACGCCCATGTGGGGCACGAACTGAAGAGCCGCGCCCGCGTGAACCTCATCGAGTACAACCGGTTCAGCAACGAGGCCGATGGCGACGCGAGCCGGGAGATCGACCTGCCCGATGGCGGACGCGTCTTCCTCATCGGCAACATCGTCCAGCAGGGCCCGCTGGGGCAGAACAGCAACCTCGTCGGTTATGCGCTCGAGGGCTTCACCAACCCCGGACCGCACATCCTCTACGCCATCAACAACACGCTGATGAACGAGAAGCCGGTGGGCAGCTTCTTCGCCATGCCCACCAGTGTGCTCTTCAAGGGCTACAACAACATCCTCGCCGGTGGCGGCACCTTCATGAACATCTGGCCGTTCGCGCCCGATACACTGGCCAACCGCACCGGCCCCATCGCCGCCTTCCACTTCACCGATCCGCTCACCTACGACCTCCACCTCGATGCATCCTCCCCGGTGCTGGGGATCGGCTATCCCGCCGGCATGGGCAGTGGATACCCGCTGGTGGCCCTGGAGGAATACGTGCACCCCGTGGGAAGCACCCTGCGCTGCCAGCATGCCACCCTGGACGCCGGCGCCTTCGAGCACTGCACCACGGGCATCCTCGATCGCCCGGGCCAAGGGCCGCTGCTCTTCCCCCAGCCGGCGGACGACCAGGCGGAGTTGCTCCTGTCCGCAACAGGCGGGCCCTTCATCGTGGAGCTGTTCGATGGCACCGGACGCCTGCTGCTGCGCACACGGGTGCCAGGGCCGCGCGCGACGCTGGACCTCGGCACCGTAAGCCCCGGTCGCCATGTCCTGCATGTTCAGGGGGCCGAGGAGCGCTATTCGCTTCCGCTGATCGTGGTGCGCTGA
- a CDS encoding type II toxin-antitoxin system RelE/ParE family toxin, with protein sequence MLVIKPEALEEIRQAHLWYEVQRPGLGARFREDLKECLHFIVENPPGFAVRKKVYRAAVLSRFPYVVWYAMEGEDVVVYRVRHGKQKPLARVGNK encoded by the coding sequence ATGCTCGTCATCAAGCCGGAGGCGCTGGAGGAGATCCGGCAGGCGCACTTGTGGTACGAGGTTCAACGTCCTGGGCTCGGTGCCCGGTTCCGGGAGGATTTGAAGGAGTGCCTGCATTTCATCGTGGAGAACCCACCCGGCTTCGCAGTTCGCAAGAAGGTCTATCGCGCGGCGGTCCTGTCCCGCTTCCCGTATGTGGTGTGGTATGCCATGGAGGGGGAGGACGTGGTGGTGTACCGTGTGCGCCATGGGAAACAGAAGCCCCTCGCGCGCGTCGGGAATAAGTAG
- a CDS encoding MgtC/SapB family protein, which yields MDPFLEPGTGPHSLLVRLLITLGIGLLIGLEREYAKRVVDKEEPFAGVRTYPLIALLGFLCALLGEQVGPTFLVVGFAGLFAMVVASYVMMARAASFGITTELAGIIAFLLGVLVFADRILLATTITVLVVSLLTLKVRLHTFIATLSPADIRAFIQFTIISALVLPFLPHGGIGPSGVWDLQEVWTMVILVTGISLAGYLLVKLFGGRKGTLFEGLIGGLVSSTAVTLSLSRRSRSGPSINQRLAAVGIVAATSVMYPRILLETWVVDRGLALRLLPAILAVTATAVLAATLLWRREDHLQRSGAPEPLQVTNPLNFGVALQFGAVYMLVQWLMLLATVHYPAQGLYAAGLLFGATDMDAITLSIARQSELNEVRRATAILLATVSNTLMKFALVVVFGERGLRTRVGIGFGAILVATVIALLLG from the coding sequence ATGGACCCCTTCCTTGAACCCGGCACAGGTCCGCACTCGCTCTTGGTGCGGCTGCTGATCACGCTCGGCATCGGCCTGCTCATCGGGCTCGAGCGCGAGTACGCCAAGCGCGTGGTGGACAAGGAGGAGCCGTTCGCCGGCGTGCGCACCTACCCGCTGATCGCGCTGCTCGGCTTCCTCTGCGCCCTGCTGGGTGAACAGGTCGGACCCACCTTCCTGGTGGTCGGCTTCGCAGGCCTCTTCGCCATGGTGGTGGCCTCCTACGTGATGATGGCCCGGGCCGCGAGCTTCGGCATCACCACCGAACTGGCCGGCATCATCGCCTTCCTGCTCGGTGTGCTCGTCTTCGCCGACCGCATCCTGCTGGCCACCACCATCACCGTGCTGGTCGTGAGCCTGCTCACTCTGAAGGTGCGCCTGCACACGTTCATCGCCACCCTCTCCCCCGCCGACATCCGCGCCTTCATCCAGTTCACCATCATCTCGGCGCTGGTGCTGCCCTTCCTGCCCCACGGCGGCATCGGCCCGAGCGGGGTCTGGGACCTGCAGGAGGTCTGGACGATGGTGATCCTGGTGACCGGCATCAGCCTGGCGGGCTATCTCCTGGTGAAGCTCTTCGGTGGCCGCAAAGGCACCTTGTTCGAAGGCCTCATCGGCGGCCTGGTGAGCAGCACCGCCGTGACGCTCAGCCTCTCGCGCCGCTCCCGTTCGGGCCCTTCGATCAACCAACGCCTCGCCGCGGTGGGCATCGTGGCCGCCACGTCCGTGATGTATCCCCGCATCCTGCTCGAGACCTGGGTGGTGGACCGCGGTCTGGCCCTGCGCCTGCTGCCCGCCATCCTCGCCGTCACCGCCACGGCGGTGCTGGCCGCCACCCTCCTCTGGCGCCGCGAGGACCACCTCCAGCGGTCCGGCGCACCGGAGCCCCTGCAGGTGACCAACCCGCTCAACTTCGGCGTGGCCCTGCAGTTCGGTGCGGTGTACATGCTCGTGCAATGGCTCATGCTGCTCGCCACCGTCCACTACCCTGCGCAGGGCCTGTATGCGGCCGGGCTGCTCTTCGGTGCCACCGACATGGATGCCATCACGCTGTCCATCGCCCGGCAGAGCGAGCTGAATGAAGTCCGGCGCGCCACGGCCATCCTGCTCGCCACCGTGTCCAACACCCTGATGAAGTTCGCACTGGTGGTGGTCTTCGGCGAGCGCGGCCTCCGCACCCGGGTCGGCATCGGCTTCGGTGCCATCCTTGTGGCGACCGTGATCGCCCTCCTCCTCGGGTAA
- a CDS encoding aldehyde dehydrogenase family protein: MQLENYASGQWVKGTGKQAELTDAITGELVATTSSGGLDFAHMLHYARTVGGPPLRKMTFPERGRMLKALAQYLFDRKDKYYEISYRTGATKADSWVDIEGGIGNLFANASLTSSVWAILAQARIPIRACASGRASS, encoded by the coding sequence ATGCAGCTAGAGAACTACGCCAGCGGACAATGGGTGAAAGGCACGGGCAAACAGGCCGAGCTAACGGATGCGATCACCGGTGAATTGGTAGCTACCACCTCCTCCGGCGGCCTAGACTTCGCCCACATGCTCCACTACGCCCGCACCGTCGGCGGCCCGCCCCTGCGCAAAATGACCTTCCCCGAGCGCGGACGCATGCTCAAGGCCCTCGCCCAATACCTCTTCGACAGGAAGGACAAGTACTACGAGATCTCGTATCGCACCGGCGCCACCAAGGCCGACAGCTGGGTGGACATCGAGGGTGGCATCGGCAACCTCTTCGCCAATGCCAGCTTGACTAGTTCAGTCTGGGCAATTTTAGCGCAGGCCAGAATACCAATCAGAGCATGTGCTAGTGGCAGAGCGTCAAGTTGA
- a CDS encoding S9 family peptidase: protein MKHATLSAAVLLAACGTPDANSVEKITYPATRQDSTAGDSLHGNWVSDPYRWLENDTSAETADWVKDQNAVTNALLAKIPFRDSLAKRYEQLYNFPKVNGPMRVGDLYFIWKNSGLQNQSVIHVRKGLDGEDQVFIDPNQLDPAGTTTYSPIGSSHDDRYMAVGVQKAGSDWQEIMVYDLTTLKPTTDLLKWSKFSGAAWYKDGFFYSRYPTPAKGTELSAASKFQKVYYHKLGDPQEKDVLVWENKENGDLYVGAGVTEGEEFATLYVSTGTDGFEQYFHDLRTGGIPTPATAWVPLQTGFDHKTSIVDLVPATGKFLVMTEVDAPNYRLVEVDPKSPAKENWKDIIPEGNELLQGVSTGGGLLFAEYLKDATSRFHRMKLDGTDKQEITLPDIGSAGGFGGKRNDTFSFFSFTSFTDPGSIYKYDYATGTSEVWFRPELKFDPAQFVTEQVFYPSKDGTKVPMFIVHRKGVEKNGSNPTLLYAYGGFNVSLTPSFSTSRMLLLEQGGVFALANLRGGGEYGEDWHRAGMKEKKQNVFDDFIAAAEYLIAEKWTDTPHLGINGGSNGGLLVGAVMTQRPDLFGVCFPEVGVLDMLRFQKFTAGFGWTPEYGNAETSKAEFDFLKAYSPLHNVKPAKYPATLVMTADHDDRVVPAHSFKFISALQPAQQGDAPVMIRVETQAGHGAGKPTSKIIEEQADKWAFFFHNVGVTPKF from the coding sequence ATGAAACACGCCACCCTGTCCGCAGCCGTTCTGCTGGCCGCCTGCGGCACGCCCGATGCCAATTCCGTGGAGAAGATCACCTACCCCGCCACCCGCCAGGACAGCACCGCCGGCGACAGCCTGCACGGCAACTGGGTGTCCGACCCGTATCGCTGGCTGGAGAACGACACCAGCGCCGAGACCGCCGACTGGGTGAAGGACCAGAACGCCGTCACCAATGCGCTCCTCGCCAAGATCCCCTTCCGCGACAGCCTGGCCAAGCGCTACGAGCAACTCTACAACTTCCCGAAGGTGAACGGCCCCATGCGCGTGGGCGACCTGTACTTCATCTGGAAGAACAGCGGCCTGCAGAACCAGAGCGTGATCCATGTGCGCAAGGGCCTCGACGGCGAGGACCAGGTCTTCATCGACCCCAACCAGCTCGACCCCGCCGGCACCACCACGTACAGCCCCATCGGCAGCAGCCACGACGACCGCTACATGGCCGTAGGCGTGCAGAAGGCCGGTAGCGACTGGCAGGAGATCATGGTGTACGACCTCACCACGCTGAAGCCCACGACCGATCTGCTCAAGTGGAGCAAGTTCAGTGGGGCCGCGTGGTACAAGGACGGCTTCTTCTACAGCCGCTACCCCACCCCCGCCAAGGGCACCGAACTGAGCGCCGCAAGCAAGTTCCAGAAGGTGTACTACCACAAGCTGGGCGATCCCCAGGAGAAGGACGTGCTGGTGTGGGAGAACAAGGAGAACGGCGACCTCTACGTGGGCGCCGGCGTCACGGAGGGTGAGGAGTTCGCCACGCTGTACGTGAGCACCGGCACCGACGGCTTCGAGCAGTACTTCCACGACCTGCGCACCGGCGGCATCCCCACACCGGCCACCGCGTGGGTGCCGCTGCAGACCGGCTTCGACCACAAGACCAGCATCGTCGACCTCGTGCCCGCCACCGGCAAATTCCTGGTGATGACGGAGGTGGACGCACCGAACTACCGCCTGGTGGAAGTGGACCCGAAGAGCCCCGCCAAGGAGAACTGGAAGGACATCATCCCCGAAGGCAACGAGCTCTTGCAGGGCGTGAGCACGGGCGGCGGCCTGCTCTTCGCGGAATACCTGAAGGACGCCACCAGCCGCTTCCACCGCATGAAGCTGGACGGCACCGACAAGCAGGAGATCACACTACCTGATATCGGCAGCGCCGGAGGCTTCGGTGGCAAGCGCAACGACACCTTCAGCTTCTTCAGCTTCACCAGCTTCACCGACCCCGGCAGCATCTACAAATACGACTACGCCACCGGCACGAGTGAGGTCTGGTTCCGGCCGGAACTGAAGTTCGACCCCGCACAGTTCGTCACCGAACAGGTGTTCTATCCCAGCAAGGACGGTACGAAGGTGCCGATGTTCATCGTGCACAGGAAGGGCGTGGAGAAGAACGGCAGCAACCCCACGCTGCTCTACGCCTACGGCGGCTTCAACGTGAGCCTCACGCCCAGCTTCAGCACCAGCCGCATGCTGCTGCTCGAACAAGGCGGCGTCTTCGCCCTGGCGAACCTGCGTGGTGGCGGCGAATACGGCGAGGACTGGCATCGCGCCGGCATGAAGGAGAAGAAGCAGAACGTGTTCGACGACTTCATCGCCGCGGCGGAATACCTGATCGCCGAGAAGTGGACCGACACGCCACACCTGGGCATCAACGGCGGCAGCAACGGCGGCCTGCTGGTGGGCGCGGTGATGACGCAGCGCCCCGACCTCTTCGGCGTGTGCTTCCCCGAAGTGGGCGTGCTGGACATGCTGCGCTTCCAGAAGTTCACCGCCGGTTTCGGGTGGACGCCGGAGTACGGCAACGCAGAGACCAGCAAGGCCGAGTTCGATTTTCTGAAGGCCTACAGCCCGCTGCACAACGTGAAGCCCGCCAAGTACCCGGCCACGCTGGTGATGACCGCCGATCACGACGACCGCGTGGTGCCCGCGCACAGCTTCAAGTTCATCAGCGCGCTGCAGCCCGCCCAGCAGGGTGACGCGCCCGTGATGATCCGCGTGGAGACCCAGGCCGGCCACGGCGCAGGCAAGCCCACCAGCAAGATCATCGAGGAACAGGCGGACAAGTGGGCCTTCTTCTTCCACAACGTGGGGGTGACGCCGAAATTCTAG
- a CDS encoding T9SS type A sorting domain-containing protein — MNVSLATLLACVLAPATMAQTLVFSDNFDSGVPDPLWVSTSQGPFIIGSGYLSPYGIGISSQDLNAPPLASPFLAYLFHPITFDPNATYELFSAVRVDDPTNNQSQARAYLGWIDPLAPDYQFCMGGGTCCDPWQSGGVSNFCWAQPSPNHVFGVVLTMLDGSTNCTAYFDNVSVFDNNLPTNVAAAPVAPVLSLAPNPAVDQALVTFLDAFTGTVDVCDAQGRILRTFPLVGQRSLPIQVGALPAGVLMLRAIGANGTTVQRFVKQ, encoded by the coding sequence ATGAACGTCAGCCTCGCCACCCTCCTTGCCTGTGTGCTCGCGCCCGCCACAATGGCGCAGACCCTGGTGTTCAGTGACAACTTCGACAGCGGTGTGCCCGACCCGCTGTGGGTCTCCACCAGCCAGGGGCCCTTCATCATCGGCAGCGGTTACTTGAGCCCCTACGGCATCGGCATCAGCAGCCAGGACCTGAACGCCCCGCCGCTCGCCAGCCCCTTCCTCGCCTACCTCTTCCACCCGATCACCTTCGACCCCAACGCCACCTACGAGCTGTTCAGCGCGGTGCGTGTGGACGATCCCACCAACAACCAGAGCCAGGCCCGCGCCTACCTGGGGTGGATCGACCCGCTCGCCCCGGACTACCAGTTCTGCATGGGCGGTGGCACCTGTTGCGATCCGTGGCAATCCGGCGGCGTCTCCAACTTCTGCTGGGCCCAACCGTCGCCGAACCATGTCTTCGGCGTGGTGCTCACCATGCTGGACGGGTCCACCAACTGCACGGCCTACTTCGACAACGTGAGCGTGTTCGACAACAACCTGCCGACCAACGTGGCCGCTGCCCCGGTGGCTCCGGTCCTATCCTTGGCCCCGAACCCGGCCGTGGACCAGGCACTCGTCACCTTCCTCGACGCGTTCACCGGCACCGTCGACGTGTGCGATGCCCAAGGCCGGATCCTCCGCACGTTCCCTTTGGTGGGCCAGCGCAGCCTGCCGATCCAGGTGGGCGCGCTGCCGGCCGGCGTGCTGATGCTCCGCGCCATCGGGGCGAACGGCACCACGGTGCAGCGCTTCGTGAAGCAGTAA
- a CDS encoding delta-60 repeat domain-containing protein, whose amino-acid sequence MSKQCAFLMFTVALTGTAHAQIQMNYQLDPSSSTRFMRPIDLGGGTTQYVCERKFGWDSTHVSLLTTTAPDHTLIDASAFRGHSPLTFLFDAEPLGSGRVLCGSKTSGGLTYGFVTHLTSTGVPDWSKSIDNIGGVGYFQDQVACMIPTGTYFMAYTKRSGILAGGSFRIFGDETGTAWGGQQMTAPSDALYNVYGGIGSPIDEHTLYGSGAFSSSDHDRNLMVMRTALSGATWMKFYDMLPSASAQSEDTFTLINTADGNLLLAGYFTTGATTYEGCLLKLAPDGSLLWCRRYADASGGLTVHAVVEMPGGELLAAGTDAYYQIMVLDLGSDGSLVGARRYQAPTVAADFIQGFFTNGAGELKLIAADKVINFSSGGASCDFIPVTSVTSTLHAPTVTDHAMSNAPFTPSTTALNTHARANDLSWTPTCVLNAVGEFGVDGTFVVHPIPTDGIAHIGGSTVLDARERVILRDLSGAVHYDGRYGDGLDLQQFAPGLYLCEVPRFDWRAKVLKE is encoded by the coding sequence ATGAGCAAGCAATGCGCTTTTCTGATGTTCACGGTCGCACTCACAGGAACGGCCCACGCGCAGATCCAGATGAACTACCAGCTGGATCCCTCCAGCTCCACGCGCTTCATGCGCCCCATCGACCTGGGCGGTGGTACCACGCAATACGTCTGCGAGCGCAAGTTCGGTTGGGATTCCACCCACGTTTCCTTGCTCACCACCACCGCCCCCGACCACACCCTGATCGACGCATCGGCTTTCCGCGGCCATAGCCCGTTGACCTTCCTCTTTGATGCGGAACCCCTGGGCTCAGGGCGCGTGCTGTGCGGCAGCAAGACCAGCGGGGGCCTCACCTATGGGTTCGTTACGCACCTCACCAGCACAGGAGTTCCGGATTGGAGCAAGTCGATCGACAACATCGGCGGTGTCGGCTACTTCCAGGACCAGGTAGCGTGCATGATCCCCACAGGCACATACTTCATGGCGTACACGAAGCGGAGCGGGATCCTGGCGGGTGGGTCGTTCAGGATCTTCGGCGATGAGACGGGCACCGCATGGGGCGGACAACAGATGACCGCGCCGAGCGACGCGCTGTACAACGTCTATGGCGGCATTGGCTCGCCGATCGACGAGCACACGCTCTACGGCTCGGGCGCGTTCTCCTCCAGCGACCACGACCGCAACCTGATGGTGATGCGCACCGCCTTGAGCGGTGCCACTTGGATGAAGTTCTACGACATGCTGCCGAGCGCTTCGGCGCAGAGCGAAGACACCTTTACCTTGATCAACACCGCTGATGGCAACCTCCTCCTGGCCGGCTATTTCACCACGGGTGCGACCACGTACGAAGGCTGCCTGCTGAAGCTGGCTCCCGACGGCAGCCTGTTGTGGTGCAGGCGGTATGCCGATGCGAGCGGCGGGCTCACCGTGCATGCCGTGGTGGAGATGCCGGGTGGCGAACTGCTCGCGGCCGGAACCGATGCGTACTACCAGATCATGGTGCTCGACCTGGGATCCGATGGTTCGCTGGTGGGTGCACGGCGTTACCAGGCACCCACCGTCGCCGCCGACTTCATCCAGGGCTTCTTCACCAACGGGGCGGGTGAACTGAAATTGATCGCCGCCGACAAGGTGATCAACTTCAGCAGCGGTGGGGCTTCGTGCGACTTCATTCCCGTCACGTCGGTCACTTCAACCTTGCACGCTCCGACCGTGACCGACCATGCGATGAGCAACGCACCCTTCACCCCATCGACCACGGCGCTGAACACACACGCCCGCGCGAACGATCTCTCATGGACCCCGACATGCGTCTTGAACGCGGTCGGTGAATTCGGTGTTGATGGAACATTCGTCGTCCATCCGATCCCCACGGACGGGATCGCGCACATCGGCGGCTCAACCGTGCTTGACGCACGCGAGCGGGTGATCCTGCGCGACCTGTCGGGAGCCGTTCACTACGATGGTCGCTACGGCGATGGGCTCGATCTGCAGCAGTTCGCGCCCGGCTTGTATCTGTGCGAAGTGCCGCGGTTCGATTGGCGGGCGAAGGTGCTGAAGGAATAG
- the paaZ gene encoding phenylacetic acid degradation bifunctional protein PaaZ: protein MQLQNYACGEWVAGAGKQSELIDAVNGELIGTTSSTGLDFGRMLTYGREVGGPTLRKMTFPERGRMLKALAMYLMDRKESYYELSYRTGATKADSWVDIEGGIGNLFANASLRRVLGNMPFYVDGDTVKTSKGGSFIGHHIMVPKEGVAVHINAFNFPIWGMLEKVAVNWMAGVPAVVKPATVTSYLTEAMVKDIVASGIVPEGAIQLIVGSAEGLLDSVMHQDVVTFTGSATTGRMLKKHPRIVDESVPFNMEADSLNAIVLGPDAVPGTEEYDLFIKEVGKEMTLKCGQRCTGARRILVPQNVLEDVQIAIGKRLGGTVIGDPRVDGVRMGALAGQTQRNEVKRALDELLKGSQIVYGSADSVDVKGADAAKGAFMSPILLLNADPWKNLQSHNVEAFGPVSTLMPYTDIDDAVALTKLGKGSLCASIATYGEKVAQQFVWGAASHHGRMLILNREMAKENTGHGSPLATLVHGGPGRAGGGEEMGGKRGVMHYLQRTAIQGHPSMITAITQQYQQGARMNITERHTFRMHFEELQVGDTVITDIHPVTLQDIEDFAHLSGDKFYAHMDANSLEGTIFTGRVAHGYFILSRAAGLFVDPPKGPVLLNYGLDECRFVKPVYPGMTIQVRFTVKEKVDQEKRTPEDVAKGIVKFLVDVFDETGETVAIATILTMVKKLDQN, encoded by the coding sequence ATGCAACTACAGAACTACGCGTGCGGCGAATGGGTCGCCGGTGCAGGAAAGCAATCGGAGCTGATCGATGCGGTCAACGGAGAACTGATCGGGACAACTTCCAGCACCGGGCTGGACTTCGGAAGGATGCTCACCTACGGTCGCGAAGTCGGTGGGCCAACGCTCCGGAAGATGACGTTCCCGGAAAGAGGCCGGATGTTGAAGGCGCTGGCGATGTACTTGATGGATAGAAAGGAGAGCTACTATGAACTCTCCTACCGCACCGGCGCCACCAAGGCCGACAGCTGGGTGGACATCGAGGGCGGCATCGGCAACCTCTTCGCCAACGCGAGCTTGCGCCGCGTGCTGGGCAACATGCCCTTCTACGTGGACGGCGATACCGTGAAGACCAGCAAGGGCGGCAGCTTCATCGGTCACCACATCATGGTGCCCAAGGAGGGCGTGGCCGTACACATCAACGCGTTCAACTTCCCCATCTGGGGCATGCTGGAAAAGGTGGCCGTGAACTGGATGGCCGGCGTGCCCGCCGTGGTGAAGCCCGCCACCGTCACCAGCTACCTCACCGAAGCCATGGTGAAGGACATCGTGGCCAGCGGCATCGTGCCCGAGGGGGCGATCCAGCTGATCGTGGGTAGCGCCGAAGGATTGCTGGACAGCGTGATGCACCAGGACGTGGTCACCTTCACCGGCAGCGCCACCACGGGCCGCATGCTGAAGAAGCACCCGCGCATCGTGGACGAGAGCGTGCCCTTCAACATGGAGGCCGACAGCCTCAACGCCATCGTGCTCGGCCCCGACGCCGTGCCGGGCACCGAGGAGTACGACCTCTTCATCAAGGAAGTGGGCAAGGAGATGACATTGAAGTGCGGCCAGCGCTGCACCGGCGCGCGCCGCATCCTGGTGCCGCAGAACGTGCTGGAGGATGTGCAGATCGCCATCGGCAAACGTCTTGGCGGCACCGTGATCGGCGACCCGCGTGTGGACGGTGTGCGCATGGGCGCCCTCGCCGGACAGACGCAACGCAACGAGGTGAAACGCGCGCTGGACGAACTGCTCAAAGGCTCGCAGATCGTCTACGGCAGCGCCGACAGCGTGGACGTGAAGGGCGCCGACGCCGCCAAGGGCGCCTTCATGAGCCCCATCCTGCTGCTCAACGCCGACCCCTGGAAGAACCTGCAGAGCCACAACGTGGAGGCCTTCGGTCCGGTGAGCACATTGATGCCCTACACCGACATCGACGATGCCGTGGCCCTCACCAAGCTGGGCAAGGGCAGCCTCTGCGCCAGCATCGCCACGTACGGTGAAAAGGTGGCGCAGCAATTCGTGTGGGGCGCCGCCAGCCACCACGGCCGCATGCTCATCCTCAACCGCGAAATGGCCAAGGAGAACACCGGCCACGGCTCACCGCTCGCAACCCTCGTACACGGCGGCCCCGGTCGCGCGGGCGGCGGCGAAGAGATGGGCGGCAAGCGCGGCGTGATGCACTACCTGCAGCGCACCGCCATTCAGGGCCACCCCAGCATGATCACCGCCATCACCCAGCAATACCAGCAGGGCGCGCGCATGAACATCACCGAGCGCCACACCTTCCGCATGCACTTCGAGGAACTGCAGGTGGGCGATACCGTGATCACCGACATCCACCCCGTCACCTTGCAGGACATCGAGGACTTCGCCCACCTCAGCGGCGACAAGTTCTACGCGCACATGGACGCCAACAGCCTCGAAGGCACCATCTTCACGGGGCGCGTGGCGCACGGCTATTTCATCCTTTCAAGGGCTGCGGGGTTGTTCGTGGATCCGCCAAAGGGGCCGGTGCTGTTGAACTATGGGTTGGATGAGTGCAGGTTCGTTAAGCCCGTTTATCCTGGGATGACGATACAAGTCAGGTTCACGGTCAAAGAGAAAGTCGATCAAGAGAAGCGGACGCCTGAAGACGTTGCCAAGGGCATTGTGAAGTTCCTCGTTGATGTCTTTGACGAGACAGGCGAAACTGTTGCCATTGCCACGATCCTTACGATGGTGAAAAAGCTGGATCAGAATTGA